One part of the Paenibacillus silvisoli genome encodes these proteins:
- a CDS encoding polyprenyl synthetase family protein, whose product MKTSVSTANYLASSVLEIEEALQSSLPQHWDIPPKLREAIMYSLEAGGKRLRPILVLTAAEAVSQEKKARMQALPVACAIEMIHTYSLIHDDLPAMDNDDYRRGKPTNHKVFGEAMAILAGDGLLTHAFHAVTQAAALGASAETTLAIVSDLARLAGAPGMVGGQAADILGEQGVTSLEELEYIHLHKTSDLIVFSVVAGARIGGASQQQLDSLQQFARKLGLAFQIQDDILDLVGDETKLGKPVQSDVEQHKVTYPYLIGMEESLALVERLTQEAKQALADAKLATPDYLLAIADYLMRRDH is encoded by the coding sequence GTGAAAACTTCGGTTTCTACTGCCAACTATTTAGCAAGCTCCGTATTGGAAATCGAAGAGGCGCTGCAAAGCTCACTGCCGCAGCATTGGGACATTCCGCCTAAGCTGCGCGAAGCGATCATGTACTCGTTGGAAGCGGGCGGCAAACGTCTTCGGCCCATTCTCGTGCTGACGGCCGCCGAGGCGGTGTCGCAGGAGAAGAAAGCCCGAATGCAGGCTTTGCCGGTCGCATGCGCGATCGAGATGATTCATACGTATTCGCTCATACACGATGACCTTCCGGCCATGGACAATGACGATTACCGGCGAGGCAAGCCGACGAACCATAAAGTGTTCGGCGAAGCGATGGCGATTTTGGCCGGCGACGGGCTGCTCACGCATGCTTTCCATGCGGTAACGCAGGCGGCCGCGCTAGGCGCTTCGGCGGAGACTACGCTGGCCATCGTCTCGGATTTAGCGAGGCTGGCGGGCGCGCCGGGTATGGTCGGCGGCCAGGCAGCCGATATTTTGGGCGAACAAGGCGTGACGTCGCTTGAGGAACTAGAGTACATTCATTTGCATAAAACGAGCGATTTAATTGTCTTCTCGGTGGTCGCCGGCGCACGGATCGGGGGAGCGAGCCAGCAGCAGCTGGATTCGCTGCAGCAATTTGCCCGGAAGCTCGGCCTCGCTTTTCAAATCCAGGACGATATTCTCGATTTGGTCGGCGACGAAACCAAGCTCGGCAAGCCGGTACAAAGCGATGTGGAACAGCACAAGGTGACTTATCCGTACCTGATCGGGATGGAAGAGAGCCTTGCGCTGGTGGAACGGTTGACTCAAGAGGCGAAGCAGGCTCTTGCTGACGCTAAGCTTGCGACGCCCGACTATTTGCTCGCCATTGCGGACTATTTGATGCGCAGAGATCATTAA
- a CDS encoding DUF2273 domain-containing protein — translation MWKEIWTTYGGRIAGVSVAIILGLLYFIVGFWDMLFFGLLLWIGYTIGRMKDEQSGPAIPWHRITEWLMERWRPFK, via the coding sequence ATGTGGAAGGAAATCTGGACAACCTACGGCGGACGGATTGCCGGGGTGTCGGTTGCAATTATCCTCGGACTTCTTTATTTCATCGTAGGTTTTTGGGATATGCTGTTTTTCGGCTTGCTGCTCTGGATCGGCTACACGATCGGGCGGATGAAGGACGAGCAAAGCGGTCCCGCCATTCCATGGCATCGGATTACCGAGTGGCTGATGGAGAGATGGCGGCCGTTTAAATAG
- the accC gene encoding acetyl-CoA carboxylase biotin carboxylase subunit: protein MKFNKILIANRGEIAVRIIRACRELGIQTVAVYSEADRESLHVRLADEAYCIGPVASKDSYLNLTNIMSVATLTDCDAIHPGYGFLAENADFADICESCNVTFIGPSPMAISKMGDKAVAKQTMKEADVPIIPGSDGLIDDMDEAVRVAREIGYPVIIKATAGGGGKGIRIAEDEASLITQITTAQQEAQKAFGNAGVYLEKYLTGMKHVEIQIMADKHGNAVHLFERDCSVQRRRQKLVEEAPCPVLSPAMRERMGQAAVRAAKAVNYAGAGTLEFLLGPDGNFYFMEMNTRIQVEHPVTEMITGVDLIKEMISVAEGNPLSFKQEDLKINGWSIECRINAEDSERNFMPSPGQIQFYLPPGGLGVRVDSGAYPGYTISPHYDSMIAKLIVWGATREDAIARMKRALAEFAIDGIRTTIPFHMKLLNHPKFLKGNFDIKFLEENDVNNPAQ, encoded by the coding sequence GTGAAATTCAACAAAATTTTGATCGCGAACCGGGGAGAAATCGCCGTACGCATCATTCGCGCCTGCCGCGAGCTCGGCATTCAAACCGTTGCCGTCTATTCCGAGGCAGACCGCGAATCGCTTCATGTCCGTCTGGCGGACGAAGCGTATTGCATCGGTCCGGTTGCATCCAAAGACAGTTATTTGAACTTGACCAATATTATGAGCGTGGCAACGCTGACCGATTGCGACGCCATCCACCCTGGCTATGGCTTCCTAGCGGAAAATGCGGATTTCGCGGATATTTGCGAATCCTGCAACGTGACCTTTATCGGTCCTTCGCCGATGGCCATCAGCAAAATGGGCGACAAAGCGGTTGCGAAGCAAACGATGAAAGAAGCGGACGTGCCGATCATTCCGGGCTCGGACGGCTTGATCGACGATATGGACGAGGCGGTTCGCGTCGCGCGCGAAATCGGCTATCCGGTTATCATCAAGGCGACTGCGGGCGGCGGCGGCAAAGGCATCCGGATCGCGGAAGACGAAGCTTCGCTGATTACGCAAATCACGACCGCGCAGCAGGAAGCCCAGAAGGCATTCGGCAACGCGGGCGTATATTTGGAGAAATATTTGACGGGCATGAAGCACGTCGAAATTCAAATTATGGCCGACAAGCATGGCAATGCCGTTCATCTGTTCGAGCGCGACTGCTCCGTGCAGCGCCGCCGCCAGAAGCTGGTCGAAGAGGCGCCTTGTCCGGTGCTTAGCCCGGCAATGCGCGAGCGGATGGGCCAAGCGGCTGTCCGCGCGGCTAAAGCGGTTAACTATGCCGGTGCCGGCACGCTGGAGTTTTTGCTCGGTCCGGACGGCAACTTCTACTTCATGGAAATGAACACGCGCATCCAGGTTGAGCACCCGGTTACGGAAATGATCACCGGCGTTGACTTGATCAAAGAGATGATCTCCGTCGCGGAAGGCAATCCGCTTTCGTTCAAGCAGGAAGATCTGAAGATCAACGGCTGGTCGATCGAATGCCGGATCAACGCGGAGGATTCGGAACGCAATTTCATGCCGTCGCCGGGTCAAATTCAATTCTATTTGCCTCCTGGCGGTCTGGGCGTTCGCGTAGACAGCGGAGCATACCCGGGCTACACGATTTCGCCGCATTACGACTCCATGATCGCGAAGCTGATCGTATGGGGCGCGACGCGCGAGGACGCGATCGCCCGCATGAAACGCGCGCTTGCCGAGTTTGCCATCGACGGCATCCGCACGACGATTCCGTTCCACATGAAGCTGCTCAATCATCCGAAATTCCTCAAAGGCAATTTCGACATCAAGTTTCTCGAGGAAAACGACGTCAACAATCCGGCTCAATAA
- the folD gene encoding bifunctional methylenetetrahydrofolate dehydrogenase/methenyltetrahydrofolate cyclohydrolase FolD, with the protein MTAQRIEGKVISDAIRQEIGEAAAKLAERDIKPGLAVVLVGEDPASKVYVGSKEKACQQLGFYSEVHRLDAATTQEELLALIDKLNHQSSIHGILVQLPLPKHIDEKAVIDAISAKKDVDGFHPESVGNLVIGDDSLLPCTPAGVIELIKRSGLTIAGKHAVVIGRSNIVGKPVSMLLLREHATVTICHSRTANMEEICRTADILVVAIGKAKSIGRQFVKPGAIVIDVGINRLEDGKLAGDVDYDDVLDTAGYITPVPGGVGPMTITMLMQNTLKAAKQQHSIEE; encoded by the coding sequence ATGACAGCGCAACGTATCGAAGGTAAAGTGATTTCCGATGCCATTCGCCAAGAGATTGGCGAAGCCGCGGCAAAGCTTGCGGAGCGGGATATTAAACCAGGTTTGGCCGTCGTTCTGGTCGGCGAAGATCCAGCTTCTAAAGTTTACGTCGGCAGCAAGGAGAAGGCATGCCAGCAGCTCGGTTTTTACTCCGAGGTTCACCGGCTGGATGCAGCTACGACGCAAGAAGAACTGCTCGCACTTATCGATAAGCTTAATCATCAGAGCAGCATTCATGGCATTCTAGTTCAGCTGCCGCTTCCGAAGCATATCGACGAGAAGGCCGTGATTGACGCGATCAGCGCGAAGAAGGACGTCGACGGCTTCCATCCGGAAAGCGTAGGCAATCTCGTTATCGGCGACGACAGCTTGCTGCCTTGTACGCCTGCCGGCGTTATCGAGCTGATCAAACGCTCCGGATTGACGATCGCCGGTAAACATGCCGTCGTTATCGGCCGAAGCAACATCGTGGGCAAACCGGTTTCGATGCTGCTGCTTCGCGAGCATGCGACCGTGACGATTTGCCATTCCCGCACAGCCAACATGGAAGAAATTTGCCGTACTGCGGATATTCTCGTCGTTGCGATCGGCAAGGCGAAGTCGATCGGACGTCAATTCGTGAAGCCGGGCGCGATCGTCATCGATGTCGGCATTAACCGTCTGGAAGACGGAAAGCTTGCCGGCGACGTGGATTACGACGATGTGCTGGACACGGCGGGTTACATTACGCCTGTACCGGGCGGCGTAGGTCCGATGACCATTACGATGCTGATGCAAAATACGTTGAAGGCGGCAAAACAACAGCATTCAATCGAGGAGTGA
- a CDS encoding SpoIIIAH-like family protein produces the protein MNNKRQTIWLVSMLSLMVILSAYYLFTEDVNPSTDLVTDGTQQEQLKDGATEASGATTNDGITVTDVTDGAANADASKDTAGNQPAADGTAAADNAAAADQADQEVLRQLEEAGGITASVFSQMQEKRDQKLYDEYNKLYSQISDTKQDEKAAGTAVDELNLLEDKSSKITALEEELVKQFKNAAVSPDGDRYKVVVQSEKLEKSQADSILTMVINELGVSPEQVTIQYVK, from the coding sequence ATGAACAACAAAAGGCAAACGATTTGGCTGGTATCGATGCTGAGCTTGATGGTAATTTTGTCGGCCTACTACCTGTTTACCGAGGACGTGAATCCTTCGACGGATTTGGTGACCGACGGCACGCAGCAGGAGCAGCTGAAGGACGGCGCTACGGAAGCGTCCGGCGCGACGACGAACGACGGCATTACCGTCACCGACGTAACGGACGGCGCGGCGAACGCCGATGCCTCCAAGGATACGGCGGGGAATCAGCCGGCAGCGGACGGCACGGCAGCGGCGGACAATGCGGCTGCGGCGGACCAAGCCGATCAAGAGGTGCTGCGTCAGCTCGAAGAAGCCGGCGGCATTACGGCGAGCGTATTCAGCCAAATGCAAGAGAAGCGTGATCAGAAATTGTACGATGAGTATAATAAGCTGTACAGCCAGATTTCCGATACGAAGCAGGACGAGAAAGCGGCTGGCACTGCGGTCGACGAGCTGAACCTGCTGGAGGACAAGAGCTCCAAGATCACCGCGCTTGAAGAGGAGCTCGTCAAACAGTTCAAGAACGCAGCCGTCTCGCCGGACGGAGACCGCTACAAAGTCGTCGTGCAAAGCGAAAAGCTGGAGAAAAGCCAAGCCGACAGCATCCTCACCATGGTCATAAACGAGCTCGGCGTATCGCCTGAACAAGTCACGATCCAATACGTGAAATAA
- the nusB gene encoding transcription antitermination factor NusB, protein MKRRLAREIVVQSLYQLEMNEEATAASAVDMLVDEVREENEIEANAADVDRIDDYVREMVRGVLERKAAIDDMLQHYLTGWQVDRLSRVDRQILRLACYELVFRDDVPPKAIINEAIELAKHFGTDESGKFVNGVLGRLLQALDELKPKA, encoded by the coding sequence ATGAAACGTAGGTTAGCGCGGGAGATTGTGGTACAGAGCTTGTACCAGCTGGAAATGAACGAAGAAGCTACGGCAGCATCCGCCGTAGACATGCTCGTGGATGAAGTCCGCGAGGAAAATGAAATCGAAGCCAATGCGGCGGACGTTGACCGGATCGATGACTATGTGCGTGAAATGGTCCGCGGCGTTCTCGAGCGCAAGGCTGCCATCGACGATATGCTGCAGCACTATTTGACGGGCTGGCAGGTAGACCGTTTGTCCCGCGTGGACAGGCAGATTTTGCGGCTCGCTTGCTACGAGCTCGTGTTCCGCGACGATGTGCCGCCGAAGGCCATCATTAACGAAGCGATCGAGCTTGCGAAGCATTTCGGCACCGACGAGTCCGGCAAGTTCGTCAATGGCGTACTGGGCCGGCTGCTTCAAGCGTTGGACGAGCTTAAGCCTAAAGCCTAA
- the xseB gene encoding exodeoxyribonuclease VII small subunit encodes MAAANEQEAISFEAAMERLESIVSKLESGDVPLETAIELFQEGMKLSQLCGSKLEQVERKIEVLIETENGLHKKPFAQANEDRGE; translated from the coding sequence ATGGCAGCAGCCAATGAACAGGAAGCGATCAGCTTCGAAGCCGCAATGGAGCGGCTCGAGTCGATCGTCAGCAAGCTGGAGAGCGGCGATGTCCCGTTGGAAACGGCCATCGAATTGTTTCAGGAAGGCATGAAGCTATCCCAGTTATGCGGATCCAAGCTTGAGCAGGTCGAGCGGAAAATCGAAGTGCTTATCGAAACGGAGAACGGTCTACATAAAAAACCTTTTGCGCAAGCAAATGAAGACAGAGGGGAATAA
- the dxs gene encoding 1-deoxy-D-xylulose-5-phosphate synthase translates to MLLEQIHEPKDLKSLSLAQLEQLAAEIRTFLIKKLSETGGHLAPNLGVVELTLALHYLFDSPKDKFLFDVGHQSYVHKILTGRMDKFDTLRQFKGLCGFVKRSESPHDVWEAGHSSTSLSAAMGMALARDLKGEKNKVVAIIGDGALTGGMALEALNHIGHEKKNLMVILNDNEMSIAPNVGALHHYLGKIRTDRHYQKAKEELNQLLNKIPAIGGKLAKTAERLKDSVKYLLMSGILFEQFGFTYFGPVDGHDLTQLTELLEQASHVPGPVLVHVITVKGKGYSPAEADSHKWHGISPYKIESGQVLKAVGPPMYTEVFSEALMDLADQDNRIVAVTPAMPSGSGLIKFAQKYPDRMIDVGIAEQHAATMCAAMALEGLKPVYAVYSTFLQRAYDQVVHDICRQNTNVVFAIDRAGFVGPDGETHHGVYDIAYLRHIPNMVLMMPKDENELRRMMKTAIDYNEGPIAIRYPRINGLGVTIEKEMKPIPFGTWETVREGDSAVIVAIGPMVQVAEEAADLLKREGLNVRVVNARFIKPMDEAMLLQIAKEGLSMLVLEEGSVQGGLGSAVLEFYSLHNEHNMSVRIMGVPDLFIEHGSIKEQRLEVGLTAENAASELKTLLPRLRKRVTGQV, encoded by the coding sequence TTGTTATTGGAACAAATTCATGAGCCTAAAGATTTGAAATCCCTCTCCCTTGCACAGCTGGAGCAGCTTGCTGCCGAGATTCGGACGTTTCTGATCAAGAAGCTGTCGGAGACGGGGGGACATCTTGCGCCGAATTTGGGTGTCGTCGAGCTTACGCTAGCGCTGCATTACTTATTTGACAGCCCTAAGGATAAGTTTCTTTTTGACGTAGGACATCAATCCTACGTGCATAAAATTTTGACGGGACGTATGGATAAATTTGATACGCTTCGCCAATTCAAAGGACTTTGCGGGTTTGTGAAGCGGTCTGAAAGTCCCCATGACGTATGGGAGGCCGGTCATAGCAGCACGTCGCTGTCCGCTGCGATGGGCATGGCGCTCGCCCGCGATTTGAAAGGCGAGAAGAATAAAGTCGTCGCCATTATCGGCGATGGCGCGTTGACAGGCGGCATGGCGCTTGAAGCGTTGAATCATATCGGCCATGAGAAGAAGAACCTGATGGTTATTTTGAACGACAACGAAATGTCGATTGCGCCGAACGTCGGCGCGCTGCATCATTATCTCGGCAAAATCAGAACGGACCGCCACTATCAGAAGGCGAAGGAAGAGCTGAATCAGCTGCTGAACAAAATTCCGGCGATTGGCGGCAAGCTGGCCAAGACGGCGGAACGGCTGAAGGACAGCGTGAAGTATTTGCTTATGAGCGGCATTTTATTTGAACAATTCGGATTTACGTATTTCGGACCGGTTGACGGACATGATCTGACGCAACTGACGGAGCTTCTGGAGCAGGCGAGCCATGTGCCGGGCCCGGTTCTCGTGCATGTCATCACGGTTAAAGGCAAAGGCTATTCGCCGGCGGAAGCCGATTCTCATAAATGGCACGGCATTTCCCCTTACAAGATCGAATCCGGCCAAGTGCTGAAAGCGGTAGGTCCGCCGATGTATACGGAAGTGTTCAGCGAAGCGCTGATGGACCTGGCTGATCAGGATAATCGGATCGTTGCCGTAACTCCGGCTATGCCAAGCGGCTCCGGCTTGATTAAGTTCGCGCAGAAATATCCGGACCGCATGATCGACGTCGGGATAGCGGAGCAGCATGCCGCGACGATGTGCGCAGCGATGGCTCTTGAAGGGCTGAAGCCCGTCTACGCGGTATATTCGACGTTCCTGCAGCGCGCTTACGATCAGGTGGTCCATGATATTTGCCGCCAGAATACGAATGTCGTGTTCGCGATCGACCGCGCAGGCTTTGTTGGACCTGACGGAGAAACGCATCATGGGGTCTATGATATTGCTTACTTGCGTCATATCCCGAATATGGTGCTGATGATGCCGAAAGACGAGAACGAGCTTCGCCGCATGATGAAGACGGCGATCGACTATAACGAAGGTCCGATTGCCATCCGCTACCCGCGGATTAACGGACTTGGCGTGACGATCGAGAAAGAGATGAAGCCGATTCCGTTCGGCACGTGGGAAACGGTGCGCGAAGGCGATTCGGCGGTCATCGTTGCCATCGGGCCGATGGTGCAGGTTGCCGAGGAAGCTGCAGATCTATTGAAGCGCGAAGGACTCAATGTACGCGTCGTGAATGCGCGGTTTATTAAGCCGATGGATGAAGCGATGCTGCTGCAAATCGCGAAGGAAGGGCTCAGCATGCTCGTGCTGGAGGAAGGCTCCGTGCAAGGCGGTCTTGGAAGCGCGGTGCTGGAGTTTTACTCGCTGCATAACGAGCATAATATGTCGGTCCGCATTATGGGCGTGCCGGATCTATTCATTGAGCACGGTTCCATTAAAGAGCAGCGGCTGGAAGTCGGCTTGACGGCGGAAAATGCCGCATCCGAACTGAAAACGCTCTTGCCGCGACTGCGCAAGCGCGTAACGGGCCAAGTGTAA
- the amaP gene encoding alkaline shock response membrane anchor protein AmaP, translating to MIRVLDKLLLFLYSIAIGAVAVVAFSAGVYWFPEEWLSNLVHNLYSGDYRWLQATVIIASTLVLLVSLRFFYISVRRSNASAPSIDQRTDFGDIRISLETVENLALKAASRQRGVKDLKARIRISEAGIDISLRAIADGESSIPTLTEEIQRAVKSHVEEITGIPVAGVSVFVANIIQTANFKSRVE from the coding sequence TTGATTAGAGTGTTGGACAAGCTTCTGCTGTTTCTATACAGCATCGCGATCGGCGCAGTGGCCGTAGTCGCTTTTAGCGCAGGCGTATATTGGTTTCCGGAAGAGTGGCTTAGCAATTTAGTACATAATCTGTACAGCGGCGATTACCGCTGGCTGCAAGCGACGGTCATCATTGCATCTACCCTCGTGCTGCTGGTCAGTCTGCGATTCTTCTATATCTCGGTTCGACGCAGCAACGCGTCTGCGCCTTCGATCGACCAGCGGACCGACTTCGGCGATATCCGCATCTCGCTCGAAACGGTGGAGAATCTGGCGCTTAAAGCGGCAAGCCGTCAACGCGGCGTGAAGGATTTGAAAGCGCGAATCCGGATCAGCGAAGCGGGCATCGATATTTCGCTGCGCGCGATTGCGGACGGCGAAAGCTCGATTCCGACGCTGACGGAAGAGATTCAGCGCGCCGTTAAGTCCCATGTGGAAGAGATCACGGGGATTCCGGTTGCGGGCGTATCCGTATTCGTAGCGAACATCATCCAAACCGCAAACTTCAAAAGTCGCGTAGAATAG
- the accB gene encoding acetyl-CoA carboxylase biotin carboxyl carrier protein has translation MFKLSEIKELIKLVDGTSVHELEIENDGARLMIRKPGKAEVVNVQAASLVPTYTQAVQPQAQAVPTQPAAAPSAPAAPAAAAAATNYHQIVSPMVGTFYRASSPEKGPFVNVGDRINEKSIVCILEAMKLMNELEAEVRGEIVDILVENGQLVEFGQPLFLVKPE, from the coding sequence ATGTTTAAGCTGAGCGAGATTAAAGAATTGATCAAGCTGGTTGACGGTACTTCGGTACACGAACTTGAAATTGAAAACGATGGCGCCCGCCTGATGATCCGCAAGCCTGGCAAAGCGGAAGTGGTGAATGTACAAGCCGCGTCTCTCGTTCCTACATATACGCAGGCTGTACAGCCTCAAGCACAAGCTGTGCCAACCCAGCCGGCAGCAGCGCCATCGGCGCCTGCGGCTCCAGCTGCCGCGGCTGCCGCAACGAATTACCACCAAATCGTATCGCCGATGGTCGGCACGTTCTATCGCGCTTCCTCGCCGGAAAAGGGGCCGTTCGTCAATGTCGGCGACCGGATCAACGAGAAGTCGATCGTTTGCATCTTGGAAGCGATGAAGCTGATGAACGAGCTGGAAGCGGAAGTACGCGGCGAAATCGTCGATATCCTCGTCGAGAACGGACAGCTTGTCGAGTTTGGACAACCGTTGTTCCTGGTTAAACCGGAGTAG
- a CDS encoding Asp23/Gls24 family envelope stress response protein, with translation MSTLAADYEKTDMGTIQIAPEVIEVIAGLATIEVRGVAGMSGGFAGGIAELLGRKNLSKGVKVEVGQREAAVDVSIIVEFGHRIPEIAADIQANVKRSIEMMTGLHVVEVNVHIHDVHFKTAEKPEEEEIQTRVK, from the coding sequence ATGAGTACGCTGGCAGCGGACTATGAGAAAACAGACATGGGCACTATTCAAATCGCACCCGAAGTCATTGAAGTGATCGCTGGACTTGCGACAATCGAGGTTCGTGGCGTAGCGGGCATGAGCGGCGGCTTTGCCGGCGGCATTGCCGAGCTTCTGGGTCGCAAAAATTTGTCCAAAGGCGTCAAGGTTGAGGTAGGTCAGCGCGAAGCTGCGGTCGATGTGTCTATCATCGTGGAATTCGGTCACCGCATTCCGGAAATCGCAGCCGACATTCAAGCGAATGTCAAACGTTCGATCGAGATGATGACAGGCTTGCATGTCGTCGAAGTGAATGTGCATATTCACGACGTTCATTTCAAGACGGCGGAGAAGCCGGAGGAAGAAGAGATCCAAACGCGAGTCAAATAG
- a CDS encoding TlyA family RNA methyltransferase, giving the protein MTIAKERIDILLVEQGFYDSRVKAKAALMAGLVLVDGERIEKSGMKVPRSAAIIVKGALHPYVSRGGLKLEKAIKHFGLQLEGTVMLDIGASTGGFTDCALQNGASYVYALDVGYNQLDWSLRQDERVNVMERTNFRYTVPEDLKGPQPTFATIDVSFISLKLILPTLGTLLRQGAGVVALIKPQFEAGREKVGKSGVVREPSVHREVLQHVLGMAAEEGFVLEALTFSPITGGEGNIEFLAYWRWEPGSQSEPPGEDMIAAVVKDAAATFTQGA; this is encoded by the coding sequence ATGACGATTGCGAAGGAAAGAATCGATATTTTATTGGTTGAGCAAGGCTTCTACGACAGCCGGGTTAAAGCGAAGGCGGCTTTGATGGCTGGACTCGTCCTGGTTGACGGAGAGCGTATTGAGAAGAGCGGCATGAAAGTGCCGAGATCGGCTGCTATTATCGTAAAAGGCGCTCTGCATCCGTATGTAAGCCGCGGCGGCTTGAAGCTGGAGAAGGCGATCAAGCATTTCGGGCTGCAGCTGGAAGGCACCGTCATGCTGGATATTGGCGCTTCGACGGGCGGCTTTACCGATTGCGCGCTGCAGAATGGCGCATCTTATGTCTACGCCCTCGATGTCGGCTATAATCAGTTGGACTGGTCGCTGCGTCAGGATGAACGCGTCAATGTGATGGAGCGGACGAACTTCCGATATACGGTGCCGGAGGACTTGAAAGGGCCGCAGCCGACGTTCGCGACGATCGACGTCTCATTTATTTCGCTCAAGCTTATATTGCCTACGCTGGGCACGCTGCTTCGGCAAGGTGCCGGCGTTGTTGCGTTGATCAAGCCGCAGTTCGAGGCAGGACGCGAGAAGGTCGGCAAGTCGGGCGTCGTGCGCGAACCGAGCGTGCACAGGGAAGTGCTGCAGCATGTGCTCGGGATGGCTGCCGAGGAAGGCTTCGTGCTTGAGGCGCTTACGTTCTCGCCGATTACGGGCGGCGAGGGGAACATTGAATTTTTGGCCTATTGGCGCTGGGAGCCGGGCAGTCAGTCCGAGCCTCCGGGCGAAGACATGATTGCAGCCGTTGTGAAGGATGCCGCGGCTACTTTCACCCAAGGGGCATAA
- the xseA gene encoding exodeoxyribonuclease VII large subunit, which produces MAEPARILSIKEINRYIGMKLESDELLKDVWLRGEISNFTHHSSGHMYFTLKDKDSRLKCIMFASYNQRLPFIPKEGAKVLARGNISVYERDGNYQFYCTSMQPDGIGSLYLAYEQLKRKLQEEGLFDTARKRPIPRFPKAIGIITSPTGAAVRDIIITLQRRHPSVPVLLFPVLVQGTGAAPSIVKAIETMNRLAEVDVLIIGRGGGSLEELWAFNEESVARSIARSMIPVISAVGHETDFTIADFVADLRAATPTAAAELAVTSMQEMKSKLAQTEARLVQHLRLTLQNRKERLARLRKSPLFVNPRKYLLQHAERLDRMDERLKARALRYAERNREKHAALHHALTRVHPGAQAALAAKQLERLSARLESAMAAGMKERRAQLLASIRQLDALSPLKVMSRGYSLVYDENDKRLIKSISDVQLGDLLHVKVADGQLECHVWGMKGEA; this is translated from the coding sequence ATGGCTGAACCGGCGCGCATATTATCGATTAAAGAAATCAATCGCTACATTGGCATGAAGCTGGAATCGGACGAGCTGCTGAAGGACGTTTGGCTGCGCGGCGAAATTTCCAACTTTACGCACCATTCCAGCGGGCATATGTATTTTACGCTGAAAGATAAAGACAGCCGGCTGAAATGCATCATGTTTGCCTCCTATAATCAGCGGCTTCCGTTTATACCGAAGGAAGGCGCGAAGGTGCTTGCGCGGGGCAATATTTCCGTCTATGAGCGCGATGGCAATTATCAATTCTACTGTACCTCGATGCAGCCTGACGGCATCGGCAGCCTCTATCTGGCTTACGAGCAGCTGAAGCGGAAGCTGCAGGAGGAAGGGTTGTTCGATACGGCGCGCAAGCGTCCCATACCGCGTTTTCCGAAAGCGATCGGCATTATAACATCACCGACCGGCGCAGCCGTCCGGGATATCATTATAACGTTGCAGCGCCGCCACCCTTCGGTGCCGGTGCTGCTTTTTCCCGTGCTTGTACAGGGGACGGGCGCAGCGCCTTCGATCGTAAAAGCGATCGAAACAATGAACCGTTTAGCCGAAGTAGACGTATTAATAATTGGCCGGGGCGGCGGCTCTTTAGAAGAGCTGTGGGCGTTCAACGAGGAATCCGTGGCGCGGAGCATTGCCAGGTCGATGATTCCCGTCATTTCCGCGGTCGGTCATGAGACGGATTTTACGATCGCCGATTTCGTAGCGGACCTGCGTGCCGCTACGCCAACGGCTGCGGCCGAGCTTGCCGTTACCAGCATGCAGGAGATGAAATCGAAGCTTGCGCAAACCGAAGCGAGGCTAGTGCAGCATCTTCGGCTGACGCTGCAAAACCGGAAAGAGCGGCTCGCGCGTCTGCGCAAATCGCCTTTGTTCGTGAATCCGCGCAAATATCTGCTCCAGCATGCCGAGCGGCTTGATCGTATGGATGAGCGGCTTAAGGCCCGGGCGCTGCGTTACGCGGAACGAAACCGAGAGAAGCATGCGGCGCTGCACCATGCATTGACCAGAGTCCATCCGGGCGCTCAAGCGGCGCTAGCTGCGAAGCAGCTGGAACGGCTTTCGGCCAGGTTGGAATCGGCTATGGCGGCAGGGATGAAGGAAAGAAGGGCACAGCTGCTGGCATCGATTCGGCAGTTGGATGCGCTGAGTCCTCTGAAAGTCATGTCGCGCGGCTACAGTTTGGTTTACGATGAGAATGATAAACGGCTTATCAAATCGATTTCCGATGTACAGCTTGGCGATCTGCTGCATGTGAAGGTGGCGGACGGCCAGCTGGAATGTCACGTTTGGGGAATGAAAGGGGAGGCGTAA